Proteins from one Cellulosilyticum lentocellum DSM 5427 genomic window:
- a CDS encoding TetR/AcrR family transcriptional regulator, giving the protein MSKAEENKRKKQEALFNTAFELFTTKGINNTAISDIVEKAGVAKGTFYLYFKDKYDIRDKLIIRKTSFLFMQAISRLRDSGVIDFEGQVLFIIDDVIEQLKKDKVLLRMISKDLSWGVYKKVLSKSLNDENQEELSYYHLFMQSANKQDFKFKDAEITLFLIIELVGSTAYNSILFEQPVQIDALKPYLYESIRQIIRSGKA; this is encoded by the coding sequence ATGAGCAAAGCAGAAGAAAATAAACGGAAAAAACAGGAAGCTTTGTTTAACACAGCTTTTGAACTTTTTACTACAAAAGGTATTAATAATACGGCTATTAGTGATATTGTAGAAAAGGCGGGAGTAGCCAAAGGAACCTTCTATTTATATTTTAAGGACAAATATGATATTAGAGATAAACTTATTATAAGAAAGACAAGTTTTCTTTTTATGCAAGCTATTTCTAGATTAAGAGATAGTGGAGTGATAGATTTTGAAGGACAAGTACTTTTTATTATTGATGATGTAATAGAGCAATTAAAGAAGGATAAAGTATTATTAAGAATGATTTCGAAAGATTTATCATGGGGGGTTTATAAGAAAGTTCTCTCAAAATCATTAAATGATGAGAATCAGGAGGAACTAAGTTACTACCATCTTTTCATGCAAAGTGCTAATAAACAAGATTTTAAATTTAAAGATGCAGAAATTACTTTATTTTTAATAATAGAGTTAGTAGGAAGCACAGCGTATAATTCTATATTATTTGAGCAACCGGTACAGATAGATGCTTTAAAACCTTATTTATATGAAAGTATTAGACAAATTATTAGATCCGGAAAAGCTTAA
- a CDS encoding efflux RND transporter permease subunit has translation MYQFGRWVSKHRVLVMVIAIILAIPSIFGLGYTRTNYDILAYLPDDAESVQGLKVMDQAFGSTGIGMLVFENVPDKEIDKVVEKIKQVDGVGSVLWLRDLVDNVIPVEMLPDDLAEMVYRGEDTLIVINLEGSTAEDRTLAAVNSIEQIVDESKHEYKFSGLSPVISDMIDVANSEKGLYILLAVVLSTIVLAFALKSVFIPVIFLIGIGFGILYNMGTNYFLGEISYITKAIAAVLQLGVTMDFSIFLFHRYEEERESYDHIEAMARAIKYTATSVSAAALTTVASFLALISMKLTLGQDIGIVMAKGVLLGVICTLTILPSLILIFDPLIHRFQHKTILPEFDKFSDMITKKPIIMVLIGLMLVIPAVYGQIHTEVYYKVDRGLPQDMKSIVALNEMKDVYDMQATHLVAINENVSESDTKEMINRIKKVPGVNWIIGYEDIVGPMLPKEMLPEEAKEVFFNGGYERVFINSSYAVATDEVAKQMKEIRDIMREYDKDAYMTGEASLTNDLISISDIDFKNVNILSVLIVLVIIAISFKSISLPIILVGVIELAISCNMGIPAYTGTVICFISSIVIGCVQLGSTVDYAILLTSRFKEELATTEDKKEAMRIALSSTAKSIVTSALSFFGATVGVAMISRIDIISSLTGMMARGALISMAMILCILPSVLLICEPLIRKTTFKWCEN, from the coding sequence ATGTATCAGTTTGGGAGATGGGTTAGTAAACATCGTGTACTAGTTATGGTTATAGCTATTATTTTAGCTATTCCATCCATTTTTGGACTTGGTTATACAAGAACTAATTATGATATTCTGGCATATTTACCTGATGATGCAGAGTCTGTACAAGGACTTAAGGTGATGGATCAAGCTTTTGGATCAACAGGAATAGGTATGCTGGTTTTTGAGAATGTACCAGATAAGGAGATTGATAAGGTAGTCGAGAAGATTAAACAAGTGGACGGAGTAGGATCTGTATTATGGTTAAGAGACTTAGTAGATAATGTTATTCCTGTTGAGATGCTGCCAGATGATTTGGCTGAAATGGTTTATAGAGGTGAGGATACTTTAATAGTTATTAATCTAGAAGGTTCAACAGCAGAAGATAGGACTTTAGCAGCAGTAAATTCTATTGAACAAATCGTAGATGAGAGTAAGCATGAATATAAGTTTAGTGGATTGTCACCCGTTATTTCAGATATGATTGATGTAGCCAATTCAGAGAAAGGATTATACATATTACTTGCAGTTGTTTTATCTACCATTGTATTGGCATTTGCCCTCAAGTCTGTTTTTATTCCAGTGATATTTTTAATAGGTATAGGCTTTGGTATTTTATATAATATGGGAACTAACTATTTCTTGGGTGAGATTTCTTATATTACTAAAGCTATAGCCGCAGTACTTCAATTAGGCGTAACAATGGACTTCTCTATTTTCTTATTTCATAGGTATGAAGAAGAGAGAGAAAGTTATGATCATATAGAAGCTATGGCCAGGGCAATTAAATATACTGCTACTTCAGTGTCTGCAGCAGCACTCACTACAGTTGCTAGTTTCTTAGCGCTAATTAGTATGAAACTTACATTAGGTCAAGATATAGGAATTGTCATGGCAAAGGGTGTATTGTTAGGTGTGATTTGTACACTTACCATATTACCTTCACTAATATTAATATTTGACCCACTTATTCATAGGTTTCAGCATAAGACGATTTTGCCAGAGTTTGATAAATTTAGTGATATGATAACAAAGAAACCTATTATTATGGTACTTATTGGACTGATGCTTGTTATTCCAGCAGTATACGGTCAGATACATACTGAAGTCTACTATAAGGTGGATAGGGGTTTACCACAAGATATGAAATCAATAGTAGCTTTAAATGAAATGAAAGATGTTTATGATATGCAAGCTACACATTTAGTGGCTATTAATGAAAATGTTTCTGAATCAGATACAAAGGAAATGATTAACCGTATTAAGAAAGTACCAGGTGTGAACTGGATTATAGGGTATGAAGACATTGTAGGTCCAATGCTTCCAAAAGAAATGTTACCAGAAGAAGCTAAAGAAGTTTTCTTTAATGGCGGGTATGAAAGAGTATTTATTAATTCATCTTATGCTGTTGCAACAGATGAAGTGGCTAAGCAAATGAAAGAGATTAGAGATATTATGAGGGAGTATGATAAAGATGCTTATATGACAGGAGAAGCATCTTTAACAAATGACCTTATTAGTATTTCTGACATAGACTTTAAAAATGTTAATATCCTTTCTGTGTTAATTGTACTTGTTATTATCGCAATATCATTTAAATCTATTTCCCTACCTATTATTTTAGTGGGAGTTATAGAGTTAGCTATTTCTTGTAATATGGGCATTCCTGCTTATACAGGCACGGTTATATGTTTTATTTCTTCTATTGTTATAGGTTGTGTTCAATTAGGATCAACAGTAGATTATGCCATTCTTTTGACGAGTAGATTTAAAGAAGAATTAGCCACAACGGAGGATAAGAAAGAGGCCATGAGAATAGCATTATCATCTACTGCTAAATCAATAGTAACTAGTGCCTTATCTTTCTTTGGAGCAACAGTAGGAGTGGCAATGATTTCACGAATTGATATCATTTCATCTCTTACGGGTATGATGGCGAGAGGAGCATTGATTAGTATGGCAATGATTTTATGTATTTTACCTTCAGTACTTTTAATATGTGAACCACTAATTCGTAAAACTACTTTTAAGTGGTGTGAAAATTAG
- a CDS encoding vWA domain-containing protein, which yields MKLNNIQRSPYLLLTLLLGLSLTGCSSHSATSQPPNGSISYLAPAESATADIEETAPIVFNSESYNSFTENPFIKTTDETFSTFSIDVDIASYSNVRRFITNQELPPVDAIRTEELINYFNYSYPEPTDNIPFSLSQEMMPCPWNESSQLLLIGLQGKHLQPDEVPPSNLVFLLDVSGSMSDTNKLPLLKKSFNILTSNLKESDCISIVVYAGASGVVLDGVAGNDESLINEALESLEAGGSTAGAEGIAMAYELAEKHFIKDGNNRVILATDGDFNVGPNSESDLIRIIEKKREKGIFLSVLGLGMGNYKDDKMESLADHGNGNYAYIDSLQEAKKVLGEQLTGTLFTIAKDVKIQVDFNPDKVESYRLIGYENRLLNKEDFDNDSVDAGEIGAGHNVTALYEITPNASTTNKSKVVDYYDDTTIPIADEYGLIKLRYKAPDSNESRLLSVKFSPSLTQSNTNITFAAAVAEYSMLLRNSSYKGNSSLDQVLSLIKPYANEDVHKSGFYDLVEATKPLLPSTSSSTSITSINQDSIVNAYMSIINKLYEEDPGLNDEISILAIDTTKMCNITSYEKTLLLEKLKNVYELEIIDSTFEDLKKDGYILEDQLYFPNGILINIEDTPIENDSTFTFNASKWRSGLGSIGYNNSTITYMNSTWEITVQSSWIS from the coding sequence ATGAAACTAAATAATATTCAAAGATCCCCCTATTTACTACTTACTCTACTTCTAGGTCTTTCTCTGACAGGCTGCTCCTCTCATTCAGCTACTAGCCAGCCTCCTAATGGTTCTATATCTTATCTTGCACCTGCTGAGTCTGCAACTGCTGATATCGAAGAAACAGCTCCTATAGTTTTTAACTCTGAAAGCTATAACAGCTTTACAGAAAATCCTTTTATTAAAACAACAGATGAAACATTCTCCACCTTTTCTATCGATGTAGATATAGCTTCCTACAGTAACGTTAGGCGGTTTATTACCAATCAAGAGTTACCTCCTGTAGATGCTATTCGTACAGAGGAACTTATAAATTACTTTAACTATAGCTATCCTGAACCTACAGACAATATTCCATTTTCACTTTCCCAAGAAATGATGCCTTGTCCTTGGAATGAATCTAGCCAACTTCTTCTTATTGGACTACAAGGGAAACATCTACAGCCTGATGAAGTTCCACCTAGTAACTTAGTCTTCTTACTAGATGTATCCGGTTCTATGTCTGATACCAATAAGCTACCTTTATTAAAGAAATCCTTTAATATCTTAACCTCTAATCTTAAGGAAAGTGATTGCATTTCTATTGTTGTATATGCCGGAGCCTCTGGAGTTGTCCTAGATGGTGTAGCTGGTAATGATGAGTCTCTTATTAATGAAGCTTTAGAGTCCCTTGAAGCCGGTGGTTCTACTGCTGGTGCTGAAGGAATTGCCATGGCCTATGAATTAGCTGAAAAACACTTTATTAAAGATGGTAATAACAGAGTTATTTTAGCAACTGACGGTGATTTTAATGTCGGTCCTAATAGTGAATCTGATCTCATTAGAATTATTGAGAAAAAACGTGAAAAAGGGATTTTTTTATCTGTTTTAGGATTAGGTATGGGGAATTATAAAGATGATAAAATGGAAAGTCTAGCTGATCATGGTAATGGCAATTATGCTTATATTGACTCTTTGCAAGAAGCAAAAAAGGTATTAGGTGAACAACTAACAGGTACATTATTTACTATCGCTAAAGATGTTAAAATTCAAGTTGATTTCAATCCAGATAAAGTTGAATCTTATCGATTAATCGGCTATGAAAATAGGCTTCTTAATAAAGAGGATTTTGATAATGATTCTGTAGATGCTGGTGAAATTGGAGCCGGTCATAATGTCACTGCATTATATGAAATTACGCCTAATGCTAGCACTACCAACAAATCTAAAGTAGTTGATTATTATGATGATACTACCATTCCCATAGCAGATGAATATGGTCTTATCAAACTTCGTTATAAGGCTCCTGATTCTAATGAAAGTCGTTTACTTTCTGTTAAGTTTTCGCCTTCACTAACACAATCTAACACCAATATTACTTTTGCTGCTGCTGTAGCTGAATATAGTATGCTTCTAAGAAACTCTTCTTATAAAGGTAATTCGTCTCTTGACCAGGTTTTATCTCTTATTAAGCCTTATGCTAATGAAGATGTTCATAAATCCGGATTTTACGATTTAGTTGAAGCAACCAAACCTTTACTTCCTTCTACTTCAAGTAGTACTTCAATTACATCTATAAATCAAGACAGTATCGTGAATGCCTATATGTCCATCATTAATAAACTCTATGAAGAAGATCCTGGACTTAACGACGAAATTTCTATCTTAGCAATAGATACTACTAAAATGTGTAATATTACCTCTTATGAAAAAACTCTTTTGTTGGAAAAGCTTAAAAATGTATATGAATTAGAAATTATAGACTCTACTTTTGAAGACTTAAAAAAAGATGGCTACATCTTAGAAGACCAACTCTACTTTCCTAATGGCATCCTCATTAATATAGAAGATACGCCTATTGAAAATGATTCCACCTTCACATTTAATGCCTCTAAATGGCGTAGTGGGTTAGGCTCTATTGGTTACAATAATTCAACTATTACCTATATGAATTCCACTTGGGAAATTACTGTTCAAAGCTCATGGATTTCATGA